The window GTAACACGACTAGTTCAAACCGACATTACACCAATTAGCCTCAATGCATTCTTTTGATTCTACAACAGAGGTTATTCAACATCGCAGCAAATTTACGATAGCCGACACCGAGGTAAACACACATGGGCGTTAGAACGCACTAATGCATGAAGGGACCTGATCCACCATGGCGAACCTGGCCCGTCGACCATATCTAAAATAAATGAAATGCAAGATTTATCCATTTATTCGAACAAAGAGGTCTCGCGTAACTCTATCCATCTTACTGAGTGTAGGAGAATATTATTGAAATACATATAATCGAGATCGCTGTTGATTCATTTATACTAGTGAGTGAACCTGAAATCTAGTCTTTTATTGCCGATATCAATTGTGCTCAATCTGTACTTTTCTTGCTCCTCTAGTGTCATTTTGTTCCAAACAGCGTCTCTCTGTTTGTTTCTGTATTTATAATAAAGCTTGGCAACTAGACATGCACCTACAGCGCCAAAAGCTATGCCTATCAACTGAGTGTTACCGCGATGATATAGCGGCTTGTCGTCGTCGCGGTATATATTGGCGGCAATGATATTTGCTGTCTGTGAGAACATGTTAACCAAAGCTGCTGACACAGCACGCGAACGAACAGAGTTTGAATTTGCCGAGCACCAACTGATGCTTAAAGCCCATATAGAAGGTTGGGAAAGGAGTGCCGTCAGAATCGCGTAAGTTCCCCAAACATCAACTTGGGAGCCTGGCCAATATCTTAAAGGAATTAAGCAAGCaagaatccaaattgaTGAGCTCATGCATAAAAATGCACGATCATTGATTTTCTCAGAAAAATATCCCATTGCTACCATCGATATCGTACTGAAGACATCGTAAGGTATTGTGAGGGCATTGGTCTTGTAAGTGGAAAATCCCAGTTTTCTAAGCGTCAAAGTCATATAGTTCTTCAGTGGAGTAGCTCCGATATCAGTGAACAACCTCACGATATAGATTGGCAATAAATCATAATCTGTGAGACTCATCCACAGCTCTTTCAATGAGACAGGCTGCCTATTATTCATGTCGCCTTTGTTCGGATCATCCCTTAAAACTCTATTAACaacaattttctcttcCCTATCAGTGTACCAACCTTCCTTTCTAAACCAAGATTTGGTTTGGGCAGCAGATGCTGgcatcttgaagaaggaaatcACGCCAACGGCGAAAGTaaaaattccttcaatCAAGAATAACCACCTAAAAGATTGATCCATCAACCCACCAgtttttattttcaataGTGCAAAGGATAAAAGTGATGACCAAACGGAAGTCATTGGATTGGCAATATAAAAAAGCGAAAGCCTGAAAGGAAGCTCTTTAGACGTAAAGAAATAACTCATCCATAAACAGACATCACAGATGAAGCCACCTTGCAACGCGCCCAATAATCCTCTCGTAGCCAAGAAACCAGCTCGAGTAGTCATTGCAGCCTGACACATTGAAACCGCACTCCACAAACATAATTGGGTAGGAATCCAGATATCAGCCCCAAGCTTTTTTGATATCAACTGAGATGGCAATTCAGAAGCTAAAAAGCAAACTAAGTTAATAGTATTCCCTAAGTTATAATCCTCCGTGGTTAAATGTAAATGATCCAGCATGTTAGCGGATAACGCCTGAGAAATGTTGTATCTATCAAAATCCAAAGCAATGAACATAATGAAAGCCCAAAAAGTAACGTACCAGTCGTTTTTCCTCacaactttcttctcttcttcttctgtccATGTTAATTCGGGATCAAACAAATGACGACATTCGTAGTCGGTAGATTCGTAAAGGTCTTTATAATGATCGGCAATTTGAGGATCCTTGAAAACATGATCATCAGtagatgaagaactgaGAGACTCCTCATCACGGTATGTGATGAAGACATCCTTGTCCTTCCCTGTTAGTTCCTGATCATCAACTATAGAAGCCTCTGATGATCTTCTACTCTCTTTTGATGGGATAGAAAGTGCTGGTATAAGCTTAGAGATCAATTTCGAAGCCATCGCGGTGAGTTAGTCAAATGatagaaattgaagcagAAGTTAACTTTACTCGAGGTATTTGCAAGCCCATGTGTGCACATTTAATAGTTTCCAAAGGAGCTTAAACTCTTTAATTTGAATGCCAAGTATGAAATTGTGGATCCATGAGACTCCGCTATGTCTCCAGACAACGGCAC of the Torulaspora delbrueckii CBS 1146 chromosome 7, complete genome genome contains:
- the TDEL0G05010 gene encoding uncharacterized protein; this translates as MASKLISKLIPALSIPSKESRRSSEASIVDDQELTGKDKDVFITYRDEESLSSSSTDDHVFKDPQIADHYKDLYESTDYECRHLFDPELTWTEEEEKKVVRKNDWYVTFWAFIMFIALDFDRYNISQALSANMLDHLHLTTEDYNLGNTINLVCFLASELPSQLISKKLGADIWIPTQLCLWSAVSMCQAAMTTRAGFLATRGLLGALQGGFICDVCLWMSYFFTSKELPFRLSLFYIANPMTSVWSSLLSFALLKIKTGGLMDQSFRWLFLIEGIFTFAVGVISFFKMPASAAQTKSWFRKEGWYTDREEKIVVNRVLRDDPNKGDMNNRQPVSLKELWMSLTDYDLLPIYIVRLFTDIGATPLKNYMTLTLRKLGFSTYKTNALTIPYDVFSTISMVAMGYFSEKINDRAFLCMSSSIWILACLIPLRYWPGSQVDVWGTYAILTALLSQPSIWALSISWCSANSNSVRSRAVSAALVNMFSQTANIIAANIYRDDDKPLYHRGNTQLIGIAFGAVGACLVAKLYYKYRNKQRDAVWNKMTLEEQEKYRLSTIDIGNKRLDFRFTH